A genomic window from Salvia splendens isolate huo1 chromosome 11, SspV2, whole genome shotgun sequence includes:
- the LOC121753658 gene encoding increased DNA methylation 3-like, with amino-acid sequence MDEIENGGMVDLNNCKDAEETHHSDSMQLVAYPRTCNSAQPFALPLVPVPKVEEWCSNTSVVLTGTACKGGTGPPIGITDIGESKSAYYFCIALPGVKKDPGEFSCDVQRDGKVCVRGVTSTGGKIVQKYSRVYEMKFQQQSPPGPFTLFFNLPGPVDPRLFSPHFRSDGIFEAVVAKY; translated from the exons ATGGATGAAATTGAAAATGGTGGGATGGTGGACCTGAATAACTGCAAAGATGCAGAAGAGACGCACCATTCTGATTCTATGCAATTGGTTGCGTATCCAAGGACTTGCAATTCCGCCCAGCCATTTGCTTTGCCCCTCGTGCCTGTTCCAAAGGTGGAAGAATGGTGTTCGAATACGTCTGTTGTCTTGACTGGAACAGCTTGTAAAGGGGGGACTGGACCACCTATTGGCATCACAGACATTGGCGAGAGCAAATCTGCGTATTACTTTTGTATTGCTCTACCTGGCGTCAAGAAAGATCCTG GTGAATTCAGCTGTGATGTTCAAAGGGATGGAAAGGTCTGTGTTCGAGGTGTGACGTCGACTGGTGGCAAGATCGTCCAAAAATATTCCCGAGTATACGAAATGAAATTCCAGCAACAATCACCCCCTGGACCCTTCACGCTCTTCTTCAATCTGCCAGGGCCCGTTGATCCTAGGTTGTTCTCTCCCCATTTCAGATCCGATGGCATCTTCGAGGCCGTCGTTGCAAAGTACTGA
- the LOC121753657 gene encoding protein CUP-SHAPED COTYLEDON 3-like, whose product MMLGVEEILCELERDDEQGLPPGFRFHPTDEELITFYLASKVFNGSFCGVHIAEVDLNRCEPWELPDAAKMGEREWYFFSLRDRKYPTGLRTNRATGAGYWKATGKDREVVSAANGGLLGMKKTLVFYKGRAPRGEKTKWVMHEYRLDGDFSCRHTGKDEWVICRIFHKAAEKKSLVQGQSYLMRGYNPATSLPPLLEPPATLDHHQFLYHTVQVQSELKALISQDLSLKELSMAIAKQCKKESDLRSHLQLQYVCDGSGNSKYEYPFVFGGNLAIPSATVDDHIVTAVDHVMSSEPAFRWW is encoded by the exons ATGATGTTGGGAGTGGAAGAGATTCTGTGTGAGCTTGAGAGAGATGATGAGCAAGGCCTCCCTCCTGGCTTCAGATTCCACCCCACCGATGAAGAGCTCATCACCTTCTACTTGGCTTCCAAGGTCTTCAATGGCAGCTTCTGCGGCGTCCACATCGCTGAAGTCGACCTCAACCGATGCGAGCCGTGGGAGCTTCCTG ATGCGGCGAAGATGGGAGAGAGGGAGTGGTATTTCTTCAGCTTGAGAGACCGGAAATACCCGACCGGGCTGCGAACGAACCGGGCGACCGGCGCTGGCTATTGGAAGGCGACCGGGAAAGATAGGGAGGTGGTGAGCGCTGCGAATGGAGGCCTTCTTGGGATGAAGAAAACCCTAGTTTTTTACAAAGGCAGAGCCCCCCGAGGGGAGAAGACCAAGTGGGTCATGCACGAGTACCGCCTCGACGGCGACTTCTCGTGCCGCCACACCGGCAAG GATGAGTGGGTGATATGCAGGATTTTCCACAAGGCAGCTGAGAAGAAGAGTTTGGTGCAAGGCCAGAGCTACTTAATGAGAGGGTACAACCCAGCTACTTCATTGCCTCCATTGCTAGAGCCACCAGCAACACTtgatcatcatcaatttctCTATCACACTGTTCAAGTTCAGTCGGAGCTCAAAGCCCTAATCAGCCAAGACTTGAGCTTGAAGGAGCTAAGCATGGCCATTGCCAAACAGTGCAAGAAAGAGTCTGATCTTCGGAGCCATTTGCAGTTGCAGTATGTGTGTGATGGGAGTGGAAACAGCAAATATGAATATCCATTTGTTTTTGGGGGAAATCTGGCAATCCCATCAGCAACAGTGGATGATCACATCGTTACAGCTGTTGATCATGTGATGTCAAGTGAGCCGGCTTTTAGATGGTGGTAG